agcaagaaaaaaaaaatccttgtaTGCTAAAATcccctttattattattattttgtaatGCAAAACTACATTTACTTTTTGAGGCAAATctttgattttaaaataattctttcTTAGTTATTACATTTGCTTTGTGGAAGCTACATGTAAAGTAGTTATCATGAACAAATAGTTTCATGTCTATAATATCAAATAAGGCAAAGTGTTCACAATGTAGCATAACTAAGAAATCACACAACTTTTAGGATGCACAAGTATAATGCTTATTTGAAAAACCTTCAAACTTATCCTTATAGAATCTTAAGAAAAAGGTAGTAAACCAGAAGTTGGCCTCTCTTTatgatctgaaaaaaaaaaaaaaattctcttctTATTCTTTTAGGATCACATTATTAATTCCCTAATTTTTTGGGATCACATTATTAGTtccctaatttttcttcaaaGGGTCACATTACTTTTGTGTATTTCTCTTtccaattcattttctttttccctCTAAAAGAATTCAAACTTTTAACAACCATCAAAGAATTTTAGGACCATGTATGCATAGCTTGGGCCAAGTGACGCATGGTCTTCATGGAAGGGGAAAAAAATGTGGGACTTGCAATGGAGATTGGAGAGAACATTCAAAAACATGGAGtttgactatatatatatatatattcaaaagaTTATGTGCAAATTTTTTCTTTCACAAATTTAAGGGTCATGACATTCTTGAGCCTCTTAGCTTCGTCAGTGTATATATCTTAGATTTCTAACAATATGGGTTCCTTGGATCATTACCTTCCCTCCAATCTTTGAAAGTTTTGGTATGCAAGTCATTTTTTCCCCCTTTGCTCAATCAATGAGGTTATGCTGGTTTAGATTTATGGTCAATGATGTTGTATTGTATAGCCTTTTGGAAGGATTTAAAGTTAGATGGAACAGATATTGAAGGTGGcaatccaaaaatctcaattAATCTCAGtttggtcattttttttttcatattcttTTTATTTAGAGGCCAAAGTACTAGCTAATGAGAGTTCTTCAAAATGGTATTTTTTTTAAAGTTTCAATTATTATTAATGTGGGTCATGGGTATTATTAGGGATAAAATAATGTTCACCAACATAATTAAAAGGCTTGCTTAATTGCCTACAAAAGTTGGGTGCTTGATGtttttattcttaagaaaatcaagTAAGATGGGTTATTAATTTGTTATgattaaaataaagttaaatagTAGTCTTCCATGTAATTGGATCTCATGTATTCCTGCTCTGTCCTGGTTTGGGATCCCCCTATGCAATTGATATTGCAGTTAAAAACCCAATTCATTTCACTTTGTTTGTTTAGGTGAAAAAAATGGGCCTATGTGGCCCAGACATGCTGTTCTTGGATCTTCTGTTTGATCCAACTAATCAGGTCTAATTTCTAACCACAAATATATATTTAGGGTTTTAAATTCAAaattggaaatggtataaatatGATAATTGAAATTatgcttatttttttttttaattaggaaTTGAGGGAGtagtattaaaaatatttgtcaCAGACAAAAAAGTACAACTATAAAAGTGTAAATATAAGTGATTGAGTAATAACATTAATTTGGCTaatcatttttatcaaaaatttgACTACTCATTTTACTTAATCACTTatataagtttaaattaaaattaattaatacataATTTCATCAATACTCTCTCTAAATTCAATAAAGTATCAGAACTTGAGTTTCAACAAATACAAGGTTAGCATTTGAGTAGAGAATAGATGTTATTTTAATGTAGATGAGAAGGAAGAAAATGagcaaaaagggaaaaaaaattatgtaataaTATGGAATACACAAGTGTGCTAaacaatattaattaatttacaataggATGATTTTTGCACAAAAGGGTTGACACCATTTTTAGTAATCAATCAATAATAGAAAACACGCTATTAGTAacgctaataatttaatttaggaTCGCTAAGTGTTGTAGCGAATGATTCTCAATCTTGCATAATTACCTGGCTTTCTTCTTTACTTATCCCCCCATTTTGTAACGCCTGATTAGAAGGTAGATTTTGGTAATTCAGTAGGTTGTCACTGCTAACAAAAACGACCCTAAAAATGTCATACTTGATATCCAGAGAAAAACGTTCAAGATAGGGAAGCATTGTCCTCCTATGGTCAGAATTTATAATCCAAGAGTAGCAGAATTGGAGAGATTTCCACACATAAAGGCAAGTGACACTAGGCATGCTTTGGCAATTCAGGCACACTCCAGCACTTGCACCTTCCATCTTCAGGAAGTGAGATTTGAAAATTGCCAAATTTGCATAGGATAGGTCATTTATGTCTCCTGATTGTGGCACTATTATGTTCATGGAAATTGCATCTCCAGTTGAAAATTTCGCAGCTGAGCTCCCATCTCTTGATTCTCCAGCATATGCATCAAAGAAGCCATGTTCAGTGATGATTGCCATGCTTGATGTGTTTGCTAACATTGATAACTagcaaaaaagaaaaattagtatttcaaattatattttcattttaaaaCTACAGATGATTGAAGAAGATTCCAAGCTATTAAATGATCAAGCTAAGGAAAATGCATAGAAATTCCAATTGACTTACTAGGGCTGAAGTTAACAACTCTTTGTTTTCACTAAATTTCTTCATCCATGCACCGTACCATATGATCTGAAGGGAAAATTGATCCAATTATGATCTCAAGTATTGAACAATGGTAaacataataacaataataatatcaATCAACAGCCAAAATAGGGCTCTTGGAATCATGCCAAGAACATCTTACTACTTCCTAAGTCCTGTGATAACCCCACCTAATTAAACCTGGGAACTCTAAACTTTGTAAAAAGCAAGGTTAGTTTCTCACCATATTTCCATGGATGCTTCTGAATATAGAACTCTGAACACAACCAAGATTCTCAGTGCTTCCAGAAAAGTGCTTAAGCGTTTCAACAAACTTGTCAACCAAGACTACTGTGGGCTTGAAGACAAAAAAGCTTATATCCAAATTCCTGTTGTTGAAAGGCACAAAGCATGCCATGGATCTCTTTCTGCTTGCTATTCTGCCTTCCTTtcaatttccttttctttctttaagtAGTTGTTCCTGTCTCTTAGAATGAATCAAGGGACAGCAATAAAAGGGTAAAGGGTACTTGAAAGTTGGATTGAAAAGATTGTTTGTGGTAAGGATTTATTAGACTGAGGACCTAAAGCTAATTAAGATGTATTGAAAGAGGAATTCAAATGATCATAGCAATCACCTGAGCTAGCTTTTAAATTCCTGGAGAAGAAAACAAAGACAGTAGACTTTGGACAAATGGACATTCCACGAGTCTTGTGCTTTGACTGTATAACAGCAgaagattcaaatttgattttttttttttctctattaatAACTTTGGTGAAATAATCATAAACCACCCCAGAAGCTAAGCAATTTGGCTTCGACTTTCTTAATTTTTGGACCCCATAAAGTgtgttttattaaaaatttaaactatttaactggataaattttgataactgtccctgaacttatctagttataatattatagtccctcaacttaaaaaatgtaatataaaaccccatcaactttcaaattttgcacaataaaatccctctaacctccaattatgaagcttagtcagtatttctctttcctctctcaaaccatgtgtaaattgaatcctttttctctctataaacagaataatttttcgtgtgtaaagagaataattttacactttgcataagagatgagagagaaatattgactaagtgtAATGTAGGAGCTATTCaaatcagtttctaactgaaaaatcagtaattgaaagttagatagattttattgtgtaaaatttaaaagtttagagagttttatgttatattttaaagttaaagaacTGTAGTGTTACAATTATATAAGTTCAGGtatagttgttaaaatttatccctaTTTAACTCTATATTATTGACTACTAATTTAACTGCAATGAATACTAATTAGCTATTTGCCAAAATATTTTGAGGTTCTGAGTCTTCAAATACttattttcaataaaaatataGATCATTTATTTTCTTGAACAATTAAATATCATATATTCATATCCTCAATAGAtaaaatttccattaatttaGTACTTCATAGTTTCAAATTTTACTAGAATAATCTTTAATTAAAAAGGCTTAATAGTAAAAAAACATGAAAAGTTCAAAAATTACTTAAACCAATTTTATCGATTACTGCTATGATACATGCATGTCTTGCcaaatgtgaaaattgagtgtgaGAATAAGTAAGCTGAACAAATTTAAAGACTATATTTAATTCATAATGTAAAGATGCATGCATATATAGTAGAAAAaaccaaattttatttatttttcctctTAATTACCTTGTCTGCCCTTTCAAGTTTCAAATGATTGGACCAAGTACTTgtgtgaataatttttttttttttctcatatcgTAAAACATAAGTACTTACTTCATGGGTGGAAGCAATAACACATCTGTGGACTGACTGTTGGAGGTTAGCCAAGCTCATGGGTGGAAGCGAGAACACATCTTTGGACTGACTGTTGGAGGTTAGCCAAGCTCATGGGTGGAAGCAAGAACATATATGCCTAACGTATTCTACAGGTTGTAGTTAACAAAGTCATGGTTGCGTAAAGTATAATATGATATAGGGAAACCAAACGAAGAAATTGCAGAAATCTTACTCATACGTTTGGTTTAGCCGTCTAAAATTGTTTTGTTGCTTTTCCACCTTTTGCCCATGCCCACAGAAATTCCCCAGGGTCGCCCCTGATGTGATGGGGTCAAGCTCTCCTTTGCCAATGCCATCAATCTCTAAATATATGTTACTTCAAATTCCATTTTGACACGCAATTGACCAATTTATCTTTCTTAtctcttaattaaaaaaaaaaaaaaaagaaagatccAGGCATTCGTTTACTTAAACAATCTGTTAAGAGACATTTGTATAAAACAACAATTGAACTGGTCAGTGCCAATCGTCATTGCAAGAAAAATTGGGATGATCGAAGGATCTGATAGAGATGTGAGCAGCAGCTTCAAAATAAACTTGGAGCCAGAGATTCGTCCAGCACACCTCTATCTCAATTATAGAAATATTTTCAGTATACAAATATATTTCAATTATGATAGATCTCACCTTGATTAATAATCATAATATctaattattaatattagtttaatcatttgaatttcaattgaattcaattatatataaaaaaatttatttatatcgactgtattattatatattttaaaaaaatttattatttaattcttaaattttaatattaataatgatttaattcttttattttaaaaaataaacaatTTAATCCCTCAATTTTCACTTCGTCCAAATTGGAAGTCCCTCCGTCTATTTACCCGTCAATAttaaattaaaagacaaaaattcCCTAATTcaacttttccttttctttcctgtTCCTTATAATTTTCCCTCATTTTCTTTCCAACTTTCCACTTTCCCAAACACTACAATTTAGTCACCTTCCCCCATCTGAACCACCATCAACCCACCATATCTGTCATTGCCATGTCATAGCCATCCAATATTTTCCCAAACAAGCTCTAGCCATGCTTTGCACCAAGAAAAGAGCCTCCTTGCAATCCAGTAAGCTGAAACTGCAATCTCTCTCTATCCTAGAGATCTTGCCTCTCTACTCCTTAAGGCACTAGCTCTTGATCTCATGGGTCACAATGGATCTACCTTGAAAGCTCTCAGGCTAATTTTTCATTCTCGGCCCGTTGCCTCACCTCATCATCGCTGCATGTGCCTAACCTTGTTGCCTCACCATCATTGTCATTTGGattcttcttttccttctttttccCTATTTACTGTTATTACTTTGGGGAAATTTACTTTGTGGAAGATGGGTTTTGGTAATTTGTTTGAATAGATTGGTTTTGAAAGATCGAATTCCTTCTTTGTTGGTGCTATTGTTATTGTTGGTGCCATTATTGTTCTTTCTTTTTACATAGATTTCTATAATGGTGGCATTTGGGTCAATGAAAATTGAAAAAGATGGGTTGAAAAGGAAAACAGAACAGGTTATAGAAGAGAAACTTTTAGACAGATATCCAGAAATAGAATTTAAAGGAATTTGGATTGGATTAGAGTTCTGTCTtccataaatagaatttaaaagaaTTCTGTTTTTCAGGTGCCTCTTGGGGGTGTATTCTTCTCTGCCTTTAATCAATAAACCATCCAGTAGCGTCATAACTCCATAATCTTCATTGTTCTGGGCAAAGAAACATAGTTCCATCTTTCAAAGCTCTTGGGGCAGTTGGCCATTCTTCAATCCAAATGATCAAAAAAGGGATTTGGATTGCTTTTAatttagtgaaattacaattttattgaaaatttgtaTTTGCTACAATGTGGTGATGAGACataaatggagagagagagagagagagagagagagagagagagagagagggagggagaTGAAGAGAAACAACAGGGAGAGGGGGAGAGAGAATCAGTAGGGAGAGGGGGTAATTTAGTCATTCAAAGTTCTCTCTCTCATTGGACCAGTGAGACTAACAGCAATATTTGAAGTGAAAATTGAAAATTGAgagattaatttaatttttaaaatataaaatcaaatcaTTATTAAtggtaaaatctaaaaattaagtagtaaattttcctatattttaacCAAGGCCATCCCCTTGGTTCCAATATGAAACcaacattataaataataataccaCATTCATGTCATGTGAAAGGCACCAAAATCCACACGTTTCCCAAAGAAAAAAATACGTTTATATTTCAACAAAATTTGCTAATCGTATCAACTAGAGTAATTTATCGAAAGTTTAAAAAGATGCCAGTACAAGTTGGACATAGGGAAGGCTATAAATAGTTTCACTTTGTTTATTCCTCCCATTAGTATGGGATGGAATTGGGAACCATGTGCCTATCTTACAGCTCATATCCCAACCTGCATGAAGGagaaaagaaaaacacttcatTGCATTTCCCAACTAGTTTTTATGCACCAAAATTCAGGTGCGTGATTGAAGAAGCGCTCTAATCAAGGGAAGTAAAACAACATAAATAATTTATGTGATTCTTGCTCCCACTAGCTCCAGTGTAATATGCTTATGGGATTCAGGAGGTATTACATaggtatataatatattaatatggtGTTCTAATTCAGAAGAATGCTTATTATATTATGACATTGTTTTACCTTATCACAATTCTATAGGAACTCTCATACCATCATGT
The Hevea brasiliensis isolate MT/VB/25A 57/8 chromosome 18, ASM3005281v1, whole genome shotgun sequence genome window above contains:
- the LOC110650215 gene encoding uncharacterized protein LOC110650215, with translation MACFVPFNNRNLDISFFVFKPTVVLVDKFVETLKHFSGSTENLGCVQSSIFRSIHGNMIIWYGAWMKKFSENKELLTSALLSMLANTSSMAIITEHGFFDAYAGESRDGSSAAKFSTGDAISMNIIVPQSGDINDLSYANLAIFKSHFLKMEGASAGVCLNCQSMPSVTCLYVWKSLQFCYSWIINSDHRRTMLPYLERFSLDIKYDIFRVVFVSSDNLLNYQNLPSNQALQNGGISKEESQVIMQD